The following proteins are co-located in the Macrobrachium rosenbergii isolate ZJJX-2024 chromosome 26, ASM4041242v1, whole genome shotgun sequence genome:
- the LOC136853174 gene encoding LOW QUALITY PROTEIN: protein IMPACT-B-like (The sequence of the model RefSeq protein was modified relative to this genomic sequence to represent the inferred CDS: deleted 1 base in 1 codon) yields the protein MAEDNLTRQVDEIEALSSIYGNDFHTESVEHRTYSVEISEWDLTALLQVTMPPDYPGEAPPIYMLSAPWLKGFKRQELCGHLEDIYLENAGESIVYEWVERIRQFMAEEGEAAKQEIKEEEINGMLEAAVLVDKLEEDIPCPEIFSGDIISDRKSHFQPHLAHVQSVGEVRQVLRKLKENKKIANATHNMYAYRFVPPGSTVVSQDCDDDGEDHAGGRMLHLLQILDAQNVLVVVSRWFGGILLGPDRFKHINNAARQILDQCGHIKQSDEKGKKNKKAR from the exons ATGGCCGAAGATAACCTAACCAGACAG GTTGACGAAATTGAGGCACTCTCTTCCATTTATGGGAATGACTTCCATACTGAAAGTGTGGAGCACAGAACCTACAGTGTGGAAATCAGCGAATGGGATCTGACAGCGCTCCTGCAG gtaacAATGCCACCTGACTACCCAGGAGAGGCG CCTCCTATTTACATGCTGAGTGCACCTTGGTTGAAGGGATTCAAAAGGCAGGAGCTCTGTGGACACTTGGAGGACATATATCT TGAAAATGCTGGTGAGAGCATTGTTTATGAGTGGGTGGAGAGAATAAGACAGTTCATGGCAGAAGAAGGGGAAGCTGCAAAGCAAGAAATTAAGGAAGAAGAG ATTAACGGAATGTTGGAAGCAGCTGTTTTGGTAGACAAGTTAGAAGAAGACATTCCATGCCctgaaatattttctggagaTATAATCTCAGATCGCAAAAGCCACTTTCAACCACATTTGGCACACGTCCAATCCGTGGGTGAAGTGAG GCAAGtgttaagaaaactaaaagagaataagaaaattgCAAATGCAACACATAACATGTATGCCTACCGTTTTGTGCCTCCCGGATCGACAGTCGTATCCCAAGACTGCGACGACGACGGCGAAGATCACGCAGGAGGCCGCATGTTACATTTGCTTCAG atactGGATGCCCAAAATGTACTTGTTGTTGTTTCCAGATGGTTTGGTGGCATACTTTTAGGTCCCGATAGATTTAAGCACATCAACAATGCAGCAAGGCAGATTCTAGACCAGTGTGGACATATCAAACAGTCTGatgagaaagggaaaaagaataaaaaagcaagATAG